A single ANME-2 cluster archaeon DNA region contains:
- a CDS encoding homocysteine biosynthesis protein, whose product MSKKTIQDINARITDGSVHVVTAEEMPGIVAELGADGAAREVDIVTTGTFGAMCSSGAFLNLGHSDPPIKMQKVWFNDVEAYTGLAAIDAYMGATQLSESRGMEYGGGHVIEDLVAGRSVDIHATAYGTDCYPRKLLDTTVTIDDINQATMLNPRNGYQKYNVATNCSDRTLYTYMGTLLPDCGNATYSAAGVLSPLYNDPTYQTIGVGSRIFLSGAQGYITGQGTQHDPTNNFATIMVQGDMKRMNKKYVRGATFHGYGTSLYVGIGIPIPILNADIAQATAITDADITTNVLDYGVARRSRPILRKVTYEELKSGMIDINGKEVTTSPMSSFHDARAIAEELKDWIKKGEFYPTLPVENLPNTGVVFKPMKQMGEQPTVADVMAQRVTTIRQGLTVEDAARAITEGNFNHLPVVSDEDKLVGIITAWDIAKAVAKSKRDKLDDIMTRNVVTADTSEPVDTAARKLELHNISAMPVVNKHSKVVGIITSDDISKLVARR is encoded by the coding sequence ATGTCAAAGAAGACTATTCAGGATATTAATGCAAGAATCACTGACGGAAGTGTTCATGTTGTTACTGCCGAAGAGATGCCGGGCATCGTGGCAGAACTGGGGGCTGATGGCGCGGCCCGTGAAGTGGATATCGTTACTACCGGCACCTTCGGAGCCATGTGTTCCTCGGGAGCTTTCCTTAACCTTGGTCATTCCGACCCTCCCATCAAGATGCAAAAGGTATGGTTCAATGACGTGGAGGCATACACGGGCCTGGCCGCAATCGATGCGTATATGGGAGCAACCCAGCTCAGCGAGAGCAGGGGTATGGAGTATGGCGGCGGCCATGTCATCGAGGATCTGGTGGCTGGAAGATCAGTTGATATCCATGCCACGGCCTATGGTACTGATTGCTATCCCCGCAAGCTGCTGGACACCACAGTGACCATTGACGACATTAACCAGGCAACGATGTTGAATCCCCGCAATGGCTACCAGAAGTACAATGTAGCCACCAACTGCTCGGACCGTACCCTGTATACCTATATGGGAACACTGCTGCCTGATTGCGGCAATGCTACATATTCAGCTGCAGGCGTACTTTCCCCATTATATAATGACCCGACCTACCAGACCATCGGCGTGGGGAGCAGGATTTTCCTGAGCGGGGCACAGGGTTATATCACTGGCCAGGGTACCCAGCATGATCCCACCAATAATTTTGCGACCATAATGGTCCAGGGCGACATGAAGCGGATGAACAAAAAGTACGTGAGGGGGGCTACCTTCCATGGATACGGCACGTCACTGTATGTGGGTATTGGCATACCCATACCTATCCTGAACGCTGATATTGCACAGGCAACTGCCATTACTGATGCTGACATTACCACGAATGTACTGGACTACGGCGTGGCGCGCAGGTCCAGGCCCATTCTGCGCAAGGTAACCTATGAAGAGCTGAAGTCAGGAATGATAGACATTAACGGCAAAGAGGTTACTACGTCGCCTATGTCCAGTTTCCATGATGCCAGGGCTATCGCCGAAGAATTGAAGGATTGGATAAAGAAAGGTGAATTCTATCCAACTCTTCCGGTCGAGAACCTTCCCAATACCGGTGTGGTGTTCAAGCCCATGAAACAGATGGGGGAACAGCCTACTGTGGCCGATGTAATGGCCCAGCGGGTGACCACTATCAGGCAGGGCCTGACCGTTGAGGATGCTGCCAGGGCTATCACAGAGGGGAATTTTAACCACCTTCCCGTGGTCTCTGATGAGGACAAGCTGGTAGGTATAATCACAGCATGGGATATTGCCAAGGCCGTGGCCAAGAGCAAGCGGGACAAACTTGATGATATAATGACCCGGAATGTGGTCACTGCCGATACCTCTGAGCCTGTTGACACGGCAGCAAGGAAGCTGGAACTGCATAATATCAGTGCCATGCCAGTGGTGAATAAGCACAGCAAGGTTGTGGGTATCATCACGAGCGATGATATCAGTAAACTGGTGGCAAGGAGGTAG
- a CDS encoding 4Fe-4S dicluster domain-containing protein: MKFILHATPEITPKPLIAEVILETGTLLNIDRADVKSSGGEVIIDVHQDRYNIVTAAFKKRGATITPLEQPIIKDDDECVNCGACISVCPTGVISFNDDWTVQMEIAKCVQCGACVIMCPQGALKVSK, encoded by the coding sequence ATGAAATTCATATTACATGCAACCCCGGAAATAACCCCAAAACCTCTGATCGCAGAAGTTATACTGGAAACGGGGACACTGCTGAACATTGACCGGGCTGATGTGAAATCCAGCGGTGGTGAAGTGATAATTGACGTACATCAGGACAGGTATAATATAGTCACGGCAGCTTTCAAGAAGCGCGGTGCTACCATCACGCCTCTTGAACAACCTATTATCAAAGACGATGATGAGTGTGTCAACTGCGGTGCATGCATCTCGGTCTGCCCCACGGGAGTTATATCATTTAACGATGACTGGACCGTGCAGATGGAAATTGCCAAGTGTGTACAGTGTGGTGCGTGCGTTATCATGTGTCCACAGGGTGCATTGAAGGTTAGCAAGTGA
- the ccsA gene encoding cytochrome c biogenesis protein CcsA has translation MTNYGTLLLNSTLLFSLLSIALLLYREYSGVKDITRSARWTIRISALLSTLSMLLLIYYFLTSDFRFTYVTQNSSTLLSPFYQLAATIAVQDGAMVFWAALVFLQALWISERYDLDSPFFRRMQIIMLSVGAIFIYVIVYKSSLYPFQTWFEIWGSQYNLPVDYAFAEGAGLRPILKDPIMAIHPPLQFVAYATTLIPFAAALSYLITPGFGKQWERVQRQWIRISWFTMSITLVVGGAWIYGLAQWGTLSGTGNIWAWDPYETTPFLVWMITTMFVHMAYKYRTKGAYENLTPMFATLTFTGSLYAGWVARSGSVSSTHDVGALPSGSIFFWVTVLLLVGVAAMTFMRIKDAKDEGGASGPLLSESNLFDLTAIVFLVLSFVAFFGITAPIFSKLVMHQNATATEREFFNTLAYPFTMLLMLVIGICLPYKSVVKKIGTQKYLMVAAVVLLFSIVLAFVIPDGRPEYYVINHSSPFYRSASGFTQMLGSISLLSYVPVFVFSLVAILYKFTLDTKNTEDKKKLLKPTGVTLIHLGTIILLLGVIVSQSFDVTYRVNYADSKLGDIQYVSAGLLDDFGTTKDYTDNPLGFQLIPADTGGPIHKEATDDRMVEGLTKNAFFVNLYRDDRVISTGAVRYWIELYDENMDGTPERVEWTKIMDDEQLFTTYHVKYGGRAGSGYNFVVKQIPLISFVWIGAAMMCFGSLLVFAHQQAFSPGVKVPGPGQRIVPVRKEAKKKPVTGKKSQGKATDKYEKMLMDELEANK, from the coding sequence ATGACGAATTACGGAACCCTTCTCTTGAACAGTACGCTATTGTTCAGTCTTCTGTCCATAGCACTGCTTCTGTATCGTGAATATTCGGGTGTCAAAGACATCACCAGATCGGCCAGGTGGACCATCAGGATATCGGCACTGCTATCAACACTTTCTATGCTGTTGTTGATATATTATTTCCTGACATCTGATTTCAGGTTCACGTATGTTACCCAGAACTCTTCTACGTTGCTCAGTCCTTTCTACCAGCTGGCCGCTACCATAGCGGTTCAGGATGGTGCAATGGTGTTCTGGGCTGCGCTTGTATTCTTGCAGGCTCTCTGGATAAGCGAGCGCTACGACCTGGATTCACCCTTCTTCAGGAGAATGCAGATAATAATGCTGTCTGTTGGTGCCATATTCATCTATGTTATTGTATACAAGTCCAGCCTGTACCCGTTCCAGACCTGGTTCGAGATCTGGGGTAGCCAGTACAACCTGCCGGTTGATTATGCCTTTGCAGAAGGAGCAGGATTGCGCCCCATACTCAAGGACCCCATTATGGCAATCCACCCGCCTTTGCAGTTCGTGGCCTATGCCACCACGCTCATACCTTTTGCTGCTGCACTTTCATACCTGATAACACCAGGATTTGGCAAGCAGTGGGAAAGAGTACAGCGCCAGTGGATACGGATCTCATGGTTCACAATGTCAATTACCCTTGTTGTAGGCGGTGCATGGATATACGGTCTGGCCCAGTGGGGTACACTTTCCGGTACAGGCAATATCTGGGCATGGGACCCTTACGAGACCACACCTTTCCTGGTCTGGATGATTACAACCATGTTCGTGCACATGGCTTACAAATACAGGACCAAGGGTGCGTATGAGAATCTTACACCCATGTTCGCGACACTTACCTTCACCGGTTCCCTGTATGCAGGCTGGGTGGCACGCAGTGGTTCGGTTTCATCCACCCATGATGTTGGTGCACTGCCCAGTGGGAGCATATTCTTCTGGGTAACGGTACTGCTACTGGTCGGAGTGGCAGCGATGACATTTATGCGGATAAAGGATGCAAAGGATGAGGGAGGAGCAAGCGGGCCACTGTTGTCCGAGTCCAATCTATTCGACCTGACTGCCATTGTATTCCTGGTACTGTCTTTTGTTGCCTTCTTTGGTATCACAGCACCTATCTTTTCAAAGCTTGTGATGCACCAGAATGCTACAGCCACGGAACGGGAGTTCTTTAATACCCTGGCATACCCTTTCACCATGCTGTTGATGCTGGTTATAGGCATATGCCTGCCCTATAAGTCCGTTGTGAAAAAGATCGGGACACAGAAGTATCTCATGGTTGCAGCTGTTGTATTGCTCTTTAGTATTGTTCTTGCCTTTGTAATACCAGACGGACGGCCCGAATACTATGTGATAAATCATTCCAGCCCTTTCTACCGGTCGGCTTCGGGTTTCACCCAGATGCTCGGCAGCATATCCTTGCTGAGCTATGTGCCGGTATTCGTATTCTCGCTGGTTGCTATATTATATAAATTCACTCTGGACACCAAAAACACGGAGGATAAGAAAAAGCTGTTAAAACCGACAGGTGTCACCCTGATACATCTGGGCACTATTATCCTGCTTTTAGGTGTTATTGTAAGCCAGTCCTTTGATGTGACCTACCGGGTAAATTATGCAGACTCTAAATTAGGGGATATCCAGTATGTCAGTGCCGGATTGCTGGACGATTTCGGTACGACCAAGGACTATACTGACAATCCGCTTGGTTTCCAGTTAATTCCTGCAGATACCGGCGGTCCGATCCATAAGGAGGCAACTGATGACAGGATGGTCGAAGGGCTGACCAAGAACGCGTTCTTTGTCAACCTTTACCGGGATGACAGGGTCATATCCACTGGCGCGGTGCGCTACTGGATAGAACTATATGACGAAAACATGGATGGTACACCTGAACGGGTTGAGTGGACCAAGATCATGGATGATGAACAACTATTCACAACGTATCATGTAAAATATGGTGGCCGGGCAGGCAGTGGTTACAATTTTGTGGTAAAACAGATCCCCCTAATCAGTTTCGTCTGGATTGGCGCAGCAATGATGTGTTTTGGTTCCCTTCTGGTATTTGCCCACCAGCAGGCGTTCAGTCCGGGTGTTAAAGTACCCGGACCGGGACAGCGGATTGTTCCTGTCAGGAAGGAAGCGAAAAAGAAACCTGTGACCGGTAAGAAGAGTCAGGGCAAGGCCACTGATAAGTATGAAAAGATGCTAATGGATGAACTTGAGGCCAACAAGTAA